The genomic window TCTGTTGACGGAATTGAAATGCATGATATTATGAAAAGCGTTAAGAAAAGCGTCGATAATATTGGCGTGATTTCAGATGAAATAGCCATTTTCAGTCATAGCATGAACAACGGAAACGGAGCTTTAGCCAGATTGGTTAAAGATGATAAAATGGCCAATAGTGTATCGAACACTCTTTCTAACCTTGAATCTGGAACAAAAGGTTTCAGTGATAATATGGAGGCTGCAAAAAGTAATTTCCTATTAAGAGGTTATTACAAGAAAAAAGAGAAAGAAAAAGTTAAAAAACAAGAAGAAATAAAAGAGAAAAAAGAAGAACAACAAGAGAAAGCTCAAAAAGAAAAAGAGAAAAAAGAAAAGGAACTACAAGAGCAAAAAGAAAAAGAGGAAAAACAAAAGCAGGAAGAAGCTAAAAAAGCGGAAGCTGAGAAGAAGAAATAAACTTCAAAATTCCAAATTCCGAACTTTTTGTTTTTCATAACTTATTACTATAACTAATAACTTATAACACATCATCATAATTTGAAACTCTTTTTACTTCTAAATTTAACTGCTGTCTTTTAGACAGCAAAAACTTATAGTATATGCCTGCTTCAATTAAACATACCGCCATAAAAGTCTTAAAAATTACCGGAATTACGATTTCGGTTATTTTGTTTTTGTTATTTATAATTCCGCTGCTATTTCCTGGAAAAATTGCTTCGGAAGTAAAGAAAATTGCCAACGAACGTTTAGACACAAAACTTGATTTTACCAAGTCTAAACTTTCCTTTTTTACCCATTTTCCTTCGCTAACAGTTTCATTGGATGATTTATCCCTAACGGGTTCAAAACCATTTAGCAATGATACTTTATTAAAAGCCGAAGAAGTTGCTTTCGGAATTAATTTAAAACGTCTGATTTTTGATAATGAAGTCAAAATCAACAAGCTTTATGTTTCCGATGCTCTGATTAATGTTATGGTTAATGAAAAAGGTCAGGCGAACTATAATATATACATCGCTCCAGAAAACAGGGACGATAAAAAAGATCCCAATAAACCAGAAGAAGGAACAGCAATTCGATTAGAACGCATTGATTTAAAAAATTGTCATGTAAAATATAATGACCGTTCGGCAAAGATTTTGGTTGATGCAAAAGGTTTTAATTATGTTGGAAAAGGAAATTTAAGTGAAGATATTTTTGATCTTGCAACCGATGCCAAAATCGATGAACTTGATTTCTTTTACGATAGAACGGGTTATATCAGAAAAAAAGAAGTTCGAGCCGATTTAATTACCAGAATCAATACAAATGCCCTTTCTTTTATTCTTCAAAAAAATGAATTAAGAATCAATAAACTTCCTTTAAAATTCTCAGGGCTGTTTACCATTCTACGAGACGGATATAAAATTAACATCAAGGCAGCTTCAGAAAATACAACTGTAAAAGATCTCCTTTCTGTTATGCCTCCAGAATATTTAACCTGGCTTGAAAAAACAGAAATCTCT from Flavobacterium fluviale includes these protein-coding regions:
- a CDS encoding MlaD family protein → MEKQSGYTWKLGMFVTIGLLLFVMAIYFIGKQKNLFGSTFHITSQFKTVSGLEVGNNVRFSGINVGTVEQIQLKNDSTVIVVLVMKEDVRKFIKTDATASIGSDGLMGDKVLTISPGAKSQKIIEDNGQLASVDGIEMHDIMKSVKKSVDNIGVISDEIAIFSHSMNNGNGALARLVKDDKMANSVSNTLSNLESGTKGFSDNMEAAKSNFLLRGYYKKKEKEKVKKQEEIKEKKEEQQEKAQKEKEKKEKELQEQKEKEEKQKQEEAKKAEAEKKK